From a single Streptomyces liliifuscus genomic region:
- a CDS encoding class I SAM-dependent methyltransferase, which produces MTASSRAHHHTRAHSFNAAAAQYAANRPSYPPTLFDAMETAAGHPLAGARAIDVGAGTGIATTLLHARGANVVAVEPGAGMARQFRRTLPDVPLVRGDGNALPFTDASADFVTYAQAWHWTEPARAAPEAMRVLRPGGALALWWNMDALDIPWIAAQEQRVERYFGGDAVGKKGGTSARAETAFAGAITVPDITHHQVRWTRNVPLDTHLANIGSHSIFLVLGEEGTASFLAEEREHLLEVFPDGIVEETYDVDLLVALRP; this is translated from the coding sequence ATGACCGCCTCCTCCCGCGCTCACCACCACACCCGAGCCCACTCCTTCAACGCCGCCGCAGCCCAGTACGCCGCAAACCGCCCCTCCTACCCACCCACCCTCTTCGACGCGATGGAGACCGCCGCAGGCCACCCCCTGGCAGGCGCCCGAGCCATAGACGTGGGCGCAGGCACAGGCATCGCAACCACTCTCCTGCACGCCCGCGGAGCGAACGTCGTAGCGGTCGAACCCGGCGCCGGCATGGCACGCCAGTTCCGCCGCACCCTCCCCGACGTCCCCCTCGTACGCGGCGACGGCAACGCCCTCCCCTTCACCGACGCCTCCGCCGACTTCGTGACGTACGCCCAGGCCTGGCACTGGACGGAGCCGGCCCGGGCCGCCCCGGAGGCGATGCGCGTCCTGCGCCCGGGCGGGGCGCTCGCCCTCTGGTGGAACATGGACGCCCTGGACATCCCGTGGATCGCCGCCCAGGAGCAACGCGTCGAGCGGTACTTCGGCGGCGACGCCGTCGGCAAGAAGGGCGGGACCTCCGCCCGCGCCGAGACCGCGTTCGCCGGCGCGATCACCGTCCCGGACATCACGCACCACCAGGTCCGCTGGACCCGCAACGTCCCCCTCGACACGCACCTCGCCAATATAGGCAGCCACTCGATCTTCCTCGTCCTCGGCGAGGAGGGCACGGCGTCCTTCCTCGCCGAGGAGCGCGAGCACCTCCTGGAGGTGTTCCCGGACGGCATCGTCGAGGAGACCTACGACGTCGACCTCCTCGTCGCACTCCGCCCCTGA
- a CDS encoding ABC transporter ATP-binding protein has product MMNYSPGPPATPQEHPTAPAVHAAELTVVRGVRQVLRGLDFEVPRGQITGLLGPSGCGKSTLMRSIVGTQAKVTGTLDVLGLPAGHAALRSRIGYVTQAPSVYDDLTVRQNLDYFAAILDPGRTAAERRHENVTHAIADVDLTSHADALAGNLSGGQRSRVSLAVALLGTPELLVLDEPTVGLDPVLRRDLWQLFHTIAADRGATLLVSSHVMDEAERCHRLLLMREGEILADDTPDALRTQTGTDTVEAAFLHLVDEAIAAGNQSRKESVR; this is encoded by the coding sequence ATGATGAATTACTCGCCCGGCCCACCGGCCACCCCGCAGGAGCACCCCACGGCCCCAGCGGTCCACGCCGCCGAACTCACCGTCGTCCGAGGCGTCCGCCAGGTCCTCCGCGGACTCGACTTCGAGGTCCCCCGCGGCCAGATCACCGGCCTGCTCGGCCCCTCGGGATGCGGCAAGTCCACCCTGATGAGGTCGATCGTCGGCACCCAGGCCAAGGTCACCGGCACCCTGGACGTCCTTGGCCTCCCCGCGGGCCACGCCGCACTCCGCTCCCGGATCGGTTACGTCACCCAAGCCCCCTCCGTCTACGACGACCTGACCGTCCGCCAGAACCTGGACTACTTCGCCGCGATCCTCGACCCCGGCCGCACTGCCGCAGAGCGCCGCCACGAGAACGTCACCCACGCCATCGCCGACGTGGACCTCACCTCCCACGCCGACGCCCTCGCGGGCAACCTCTCCGGCGGCCAGCGCAGCCGTGTCTCCCTCGCCGTCGCCCTTCTCGGCACCCCCGAACTCCTCGTCCTGGACGAACCCACGGTCGGCCTCGACCCCGTACTCCGCCGCGACCTGTGGCAGCTCTTCCACACCATCGCCGCCGACCGGGGCGCCACCCTCCTCGTCTCCTCCCATGTCATGGACGAGGCCGAGCGCTGCCACCGCCTCCTCCTGATGCGCGAGGGCGAGATCCTCGCCGACGACACCCCGGACGCCCTGCGCACCCAGACCGGCACCGACACCGTCGAGGCCGCCTTCCTCCACCTGGTCGACGAGGCGATCGCGGCCGGCAACCAGTCCCGCAAGGAGTCCGTCCGATGA
- a CDS encoding ABC transporter permease, translating into MSTPTTTLTTRPGTDKSPRSSAINFSRTIATAARVLRQLRHDPRSIALMILIPCVMLLLLRYVFDGSPRTFDSIGASLLGIFPLITMFLVTSIATLRERTSGTLERLLAMPLGKADLIVGYALAFGALAVIQSALATGLAVWALGLDVTGSTWLLLLVALLDALLGTALGLFVSAFASSEFQAVQFMPAVIFPQLLLCGLFTPRPDMHPVLEGISNVLPMSYAVDGMNEVLKHTDVTANFIRDALIVAACALLVLSLGAATLRRRTA; encoded by the coding sequence ATGAGCACCCCGACCACGACCCTCACCACGCGTCCGGGCACGGACAAATCCCCGAGGTCGAGCGCGATCAACTTCTCCCGCACCATCGCCACCGCGGCCCGCGTCCTGCGCCAGCTCCGCCACGACCCGCGCTCGATCGCGCTGATGATCCTGATCCCCTGCGTGATGCTCCTGCTGCTCCGCTACGTCTTCGACGGCAGCCCGCGCACCTTCGACTCCATCGGCGCCTCACTGCTCGGCATCTTCCCCCTCATCACGATGTTCCTGGTGACCTCCATCGCCACCCTCCGCGAACGCACCTCCGGCACCCTGGAACGCCTCCTCGCCATGCCCCTCGGCAAGGCCGACCTGATCGTCGGCTACGCCCTCGCCTTCGGCGCACTGGCCGTCATCCAGTCCGCCCTCGCCACCGGTCTCGCCGTCTGGGCCCTCGGTCTCGACGTCACGGGCTCGACCTGGCTCCTCCTTCTGGTGGCTCTTCTCGACGCCCTGCTCGGCACGGCCCTCGGCCTCTTCGTCTCGGCCTTCGCGTCCTCGGAGTTCCAGGCCGTCCAGTTCATGCCGGCCGTGATCTTCCCCCAGCTCCTCCTCTGCGGCCTGTTCACCCCGCGCCCCGACATGCACCCCGTACTCGAAGGCATCTCCAACGTCCTCCCCATGTCCTACGCCGTCGACGGCATGAACGAAGTCCTCAAGCACACCGACGTCACCGCCAACTTCATCCGCGACGCCTTGATCGTCGCGGCCTGCGCCCTCCTCGTACTGAGCCTCGGCGCGGCAACCCTCCGCCGCCGCACCGCGTAA
- a CDS encoding protein kinase domain-containing protein, with amino-acid sequence MAPLRSFGPGKEAEHPEYAGQYRLESCLGAGGMGVVHLATSASGLRLAIKVVHSEYAADPEFRARFRQEVSAARRVSGAFTAPVVDADPDAELPWMATLFIPGPTLAEQVKRNGAMEPDEVRRLGAGLAEALRDIHRAGVVHRDLKPSNVLLAPDGPKVIDFGISRPTDSDLRTETGKLIGSPPFMAPEQFQRPREVGPAADVFAMGAVLAHAATGRGPFDSNSPYIVAYQVVHNEPDLAGVPDDLVPLILRCLAKDPDERPVPAEVMDALRQPAPASAPRIPAQRRPPEETHIAASPRREPVAPPRARGRLRRTTTVGVALALAVGGALGVREWVSSRTPSAGSPAASPEAFRPWSTSLGSARAQGTPPVCTAGGGALYCSAPGIPAARLDPADGRIVWSHKAGDTGEKNDVADGDGSADAKALPELSGGLLHITSSSRLRALDPRSGKQKWDVDISAYASVVHTPDTTLLVGERGNVRALDSATGEERWDSQFGGLGTQWIGGSDEAGVFYAATPSADGSTTQVSAVSADRGSVLWTRSAAGNLTPFAAPDGAVHLMATNVDQLVNAIVRIDSGKSGERGVHRVSLPTPLDRASAAESGGVVYLSDVGGSLVAVDTRRAGKGAERWRLETSVSRPSRPVVSGSRVYVTAPDGRLLATDVRSGEPLGQTRPRLGGDTARVVAELPLPVVMDGKVFGSAPDGSVFAVDARKPAGW; translated from the coding sequence ATGGCCCCACTGCGCAGTTTCGGACCCGGCAAGGAAGCGGAACACCCGGAATACGCCGGGCAGTACCGCCTCGAGTCATGCCTGGGCGCGGGCGGCATGGGCGTGGTGCATCTCGCGACGTCGGCTTCCGGGCTGCGTCTGGCGATCAAGGTCGTGCATTCCGAGTACGCGGCGGACCCTGAGTTCAGGGCACGTTTCCGGCAGGAGGTGAGCGCCGCCCGACGGGTGAGCGGGGCCTTCACCGCACCCGTGGTGGACGCCGATCCGGATGCCGAACTGCCGTGGATGGCCACGCTGTTCATACCCGGCCCGACGCTCGCCGAGCAGGTGAAGCGGAATGGTGCGATGGAGCCCGACGAGGTGCGCAGGCTCGGTGCGGGCCTGGCCGAGGCGCTGCGCGACATCCATCGCGCCGGGGTCGTGCACCGCGATCTCAAGCCGAGCAACGTTCTCCTCGCGCCCGACGGCCCCAAGGTCATCGACTTCGGGATATCGCGTCCGACGGACAGTGATCTGCGTACGGAGACGGGGAAGTTGATCGGTTCGCCGCCTTTCATGGCGCCCGAACAGTTCCAGCGGCCAAGGGAAGTCGGACCGGCCGCCGACGTGTTCGCGATGGGCGCGGTGCTCGCTCACGCGGCAACCGGCCGCGGCCCCTTCGACTCCAACAGCCCGTACATCGTCGCGTACCAAGTGGTGCACAACGAACCGGACTTGGCAGGTGTCCCGGACGACCTGGTGCCGTTGATCCTGCGCTGCCTCGCGAAGGATCCCGACGAACGGCCCGTGCCGGCCGAGGTGATGGACGCCCTGCGGCAGCCGGCACCCGCATCGGCACCCCGCATTCCCGCCCAGCGGCGCCCTCCGGAGGAGACTCACATCGCCGCGAGCCCGCGGCGGGAGCCCGTCGCTCCCCCGCGCGCACGCGGCCGTCTCAGACGGACGACGACGGTCGGCGTCGCGCTCGCGCTGGCCGTCGGAGGCGCCCTGGGCGTACGGGAATGGGTCTCGTCCAGGACACCGTCGGCCGGTTCCCCCGCGGCGAGCCCCGAAGCGTTTCGGCCGTGGAGTACGAGCCTCGGCAGCGCTCGGGCGCAGGGCACGCCTCCGGTCTGTACAGCCGGTGGAGGCGCCCTGTACTGCTCGGCGCCAGGGATTCCGGCGGCGCGGCTCGACCCCGCGGACGGCCGGATCGTCTGGTCGCACAAGGCCGGGGACACGGGCGAGAAGAACGACGTGGCCGACGGTGACGGTTCGGCGGACGCGAAAGCCCTGCCCGAGTTGTCCGGTGGACTGCTGCACATCACGAGCAGCAGCCGGCTCAGGGCGCTCGATCCCCGGTCGGGGAAACAGAAATGGGACGTCGACATTTCCGCGTACGCGTCCGTCGTGCACACGCCGGACACCACACTCCTCGTCGGGGAACGCGGCAACGTGCGGGCGCTGGACAGCGCGACCGGCGAGGAACGCTGGGATTCGCAGTTCGGCGGCCTCGGCACGCAGTGGATCGGCGGATCGGACGAGGCGGGCGTGTTCTACGCGGCGACGCCCTCGGCCGACGGATCCACCACACAGGTCAGCGCGGTGTCCGCGGATCGCGGCAGCGTGCTGTGGACGAGATCGGCGGCCGGAAACCTGACCCCGTTCGCCGCTCCGGACGGGGCCGTCCACCTCATGGCGACGAACGTCGATCAGTTGGTCAACGCGATCGTCCGGATCGACAGCGGAAAGAGCGGAGAGCGGGGCGTCCACCGGGTGTCCCTGCCGACTCCGCTCGACCGGGCCTCGGCCGCGGAGAGCGGTGGAGTCGTGTACCTCAGCGATGTCGGCGGTTCACTCGTGGCCGTCGACACACGCCGGGCCGGGAAGGGCGCCGAGCGATGGCGCCTTGAGACATCGGTCAGCCGTCCGTCGAGGCCCGTGGTCTCCGGCAGCCGCGTGTACGTCACCGCACCCGACGGTCGCCTTCTCGCCACGGATGTCCGGAGCGGCGAACCCCTCGGCCAGACCCGCCCTCGCCTCGGCGGCGACACGGCACGAGTGGTGGCCGAGCTGCCTCTGCCCGTGGTCATGGACGGGAAGGTCTTCGGAAGCGCGCCGGACGGCAGTGTCTTTGCGGTGGATGCTCGTAAGCCCGCGGGCTGGTAG
- the proC gene encoding pyrroline-5-carboxylate reductase encodes MTQKVAVLGTGKIGEALLSGMIRAGWAPADLLVTARRPERARELQERHGVTPVTNAEAAKSADTLILTVKPQDMGTLLDELAPHVPADRLVISGAAGIPTSFFEERLAQNTPVVRVMTNTPALVDEAMSVISAGSHATAEHLAHAEEIFGAVGKTLRVPESQQDACTALSGSGPAYFFYLVEAMTDAGILLGLPRDKAHDLIVQSAIGAAVMLRDSGEHPVKLRENVTSPAGTTINAIRELENHGVRAALIAALEAARDRSRELASGNS; translated from the coding sequence ATGACCCAGAAAGTCGCAGTGCTCGGCACCGGCAAGATCGGCGAGGCCCTGCTCAGCGGAATGATCCGAGCCGGCTGGGCCCCCGCCGACCTCCTGGTCACGGCCCGCCGCCCCGAACGCGCCAGGGAACTCCAGGAGCGCCACGGCGTCACCCCGGTAACCAACGCCGAGGCGGCCAAGAGCGCCGACACCCTGATCCTCACGGTCAAGCCCCAGGACATGGGCACCCTCCTCGACGAACTCGCCCCGCACGTCCCCGCCGACCGCCTGGTCATCAGCGGCGCCGCGGGCATCCCCACCTCCTTCTTCGAGGAGCGCCTCGCCCAGAACACCCCCGTCGTCCGTGTCATGACGAACACCCCCGCCCTCGTCGACGAGGCCATGTCCGTCATCTCCGCCGGCAGCCACGCCACCGCCGAGCACCTCGCCCACGCCGAGGAGATCTTCGGCGCCGTCGGCAAGACCCTCCGCGTCCCCGAATCGCAGCAGGACGCCTGCACCGCCCTCTCCGGCTCGGGTCCGGCGTACTTCTTCTACCTGGTCGAGGCCATGACCGACGCCGGCATCCTGCTCGGTCTGCCCCGCGACAAGGCCCACGACCTCATCGTGCAGTCCGCGATCGGCGCCGCCGTAATGCTCCGCGACAGCGGCGAGCACCCCGTCAAGCTCCGCGAGAACGTCACGTCCCCCGCGGGCACCACGATCAACGCCATCCGCGAACTCGAGAACCACGGCGTACGAGCAGCCCTCATCGCCGCCCTGGAAGCCGCCCGCGACCGCAGCCGCGAACTGGCCTCCGGCAACAGCTAG
- a CDS encoding TetR/AcrR family transcriptional regulator, with protein MTSAAPRRRGRPSHADSADAPAARDRILAAAREEFSERGYEKTSVRGIAKAAGVDSALVHHYFGTKEQVFEASIEVAFGPLLSAPGSIAEGPLDGVGERLTRFFFGVWENPATRKALLAIIRSAVNNEVAATVFRRLISAQILRRVAAQLDTPDAELRAELAAAQLVGIAMLRYVIKVEPLASANPEQIIERVAPVIQAHLTAHRL; from the coding sequence GTGACCAGCGCCGCCCCGCGCCGCCGCGGACGCCCCTCCCACGCGGACTCCGCGGACGCCCCCGCCGCCCGCGACCGCATCCTGGCGGCGGCCCGCGAGGAGTTCTCCGAGCGGGGCTACGAGAAGACGTCCGTACGCGGCATCGCCAAGGCCGCCGGCGTGGACTCGGCGCTCGTGCACCACTACTTCGGCACCAAGGAGCAGGTCTTCGAGGCGTCCATCGAGGTCGCCTTCGGCCCCCTCCTGAGCGCCCCGGGCTCGATCGCGGAAGGCCCCCTCGACGGCGTCGGCGAGCGGCTGACCCGCTTCTTCTTCGGAGTCTGGGAGAACCCGGCCACCCGCAAGGCACTGCTCGCGATCATCCGCTCCGCCGTGAACAACGAGGTCGCGGCCACGGTCTTCCGCCGCCTCATCTCGGCCCAGATACTGCGCCGCGTCGCCGCCCAGCTGGACACGCCGGACGCCGAACTGCGCGCCGAACTCGCGGCGGCCCAGCTCGTGGGCATCGCGATGCTGCGGTACGTGATCAAGGTCGAGCCCCTGGCCTCGGCGAACCCGGAACAGATCATCGAGAGGGTCGCCCCGGTGATCCAGGCCCACCTGACCGCGCACCGTCTTTGA
- a CDS encoding SH3 domain-containing protein, giving the protein MVMGSPTSANAAAVRTYPIAPGYTVNVRSGPGTGYTIIRTLPVGSQVPIFCQRPGETISGPYGTTNIWDNIDNGAYVSDAYVNTGSDGYVAPRCA; this is encoded by the coding sequence ATGGTCATGGGCTCGCCCACGTCCGCGAACGCGGCGGCGGTACGCACGTACCCGATCGCACCGGGCTACACCGTGAACGTCCGCAGCGGCCCGGGTACCGGTTACACCATCATCCGCACCCTGCCGGTGGGTTCCCAAGTCCCGATCTTCTGCCAGCGCCCGGGAGAGACGATCAGCGGGCCCTACGGCACGACGAACATCTGGGACAACATCGACAACGGTGCGTATGTCTCGGACGCGTACGTGAACACGGGCAGCGACGGCTACGTGGCACCGCGCTGCGCCTGA
- a CDS encoding EamA/RhaT family transporter — protein sequence MSDETGTPTGPRPEPIRFFGTTWVDHDGGYAGRRAAVAAGSLAAAVASCLILRFAYEGLAIAAVGGFVTLLVVVMFAICSAIAFRRTWEGFTERPDPDTQASLRGLLAIGFVGALLAYFFRSLTEAPGEKLHRQEYEAARAEHTRRASRRTGNPSRKRHR from the coding sequence GTGAGCGACGAAACCGGTACCCCCACAGGACCCCGCCCCGAACCGATCCGTTTCTTCGGAACGACCTGGGTGGACCACGACGGCGGCTACGCGGGACGCCGTGCGGCAGTGGCCGCCGGCTCGTTGGCGGCCGCCGTGGCGAGCTGCCTGATTCTCCGCTTCGCCTACGAGGGCCTGGCGATCGCGGCCGTGGGCGGCTTCGTCACCCTCCTCGTCGTCGTGATGTTCGCGATCTGCAGCGCGATCGCCTTCCGCCGCACCTGGGAGGGCTTCACCGAGCGCCCCGACCCCGACACCCAGGCATCCCTCCGCGGCCTCCTCGCCATCGGCTTCGTGGGCGCGCTCCTGGCCTACTTCTTCCGCTCCCTCACGGAGGCCCCCGGCGAGAAACTCCACCGCCAGGAGTACGAGGCGGCTCGCGCCGAACACACCCGCCGAGCCTCCCGCCGAACGGGAAACCCGTCCCGCAAGCGCCACCGCTAG
- the ilvD gene encoding dihydroxy-acid dehydratase: protein MPELRSRTVTHGRNMAGARALMRASGVPGADIGRKPIIAVANSFTEFVPGHTHLQPVGRIVSEAITAAGGIPREFNTIAVDDGIAMGHGGMLYSLPSRDLIADSVEYMVEAHCADALICISNCDKITPGMLMAALRLNIPTVFVSGGPMESGRATLVDGTVRTLDLVDAISDAVNDKISDEDILRIEENACPTCGSCSGMFTANSMNCLTEAIGLSLPGNGSVLATHTARKALYEDAGRTVMDITRRYYEQDDESVLPRNIATIAAFENAMALDIAMGGSTNTILHLLAAAQEAGVPFGLDEINAVSRRVPCLAKVAPNVAKDRTYYMEDVHRAGGIPALLGELHRGGHLNEDVHSVHSPSLSDWLKTWDVRAGSPSPEALELWHAAPGCVRSAEAFSQSERWEALDEDAEGGCIRSAEHAYSKDGGLAVLKGNLAVDGCVVKTAGVDESIWTFEGPAVVCESQEEAVDKILKKEITHGDVVVIRYEGPKGGPGMQEMLYPTSFLKGRGLGKTCALITDGRFSGGTSGLSIGHASPEAASGGTIALVRDGDRIRIDIPNRGIELLVSDEELATRREALGGVYAPAARERKVSAALRAYAAMATSADKGAVRDVSKLG, encoded by the coding sequence ATGCCCGAGCTGAGGTCCCGCACAGTCACCCACGGCCGCAACATGGCGGGCGCACGCGCCCTTATGCGCGCCTCCGGTGTACCGGGCGCGGACATCGGCCGCAAGCCGATCATCGCGGTGGCCAACAGCTTCACCGAGTTCGTGCCCGGCCACACCCACCTCCAGCCGGTCGGCCGGATCGTGAGCGAGGCGATCACGGCCGCGGGCGGCATCCCGCGCGAGTTCAACACGATCGCGGTCGACGACGGCATCGCGATGGGCCACGGAGGGATGCTCTACAGCCTCCCCTCCCGCGACCTGATCGCGGACAGCGTCGAGTACATGGTGGAGGCCCACTGCGCCGACGCCCTGATCTGCATCTCGAACTGCGACAAGATCACGCCCGGCATGCTGATGGCGGCCCTGCGCCTGAACATCCCGACGGTCTTCGTCTCCGGCGGCCCCATGGAGTCCGGCCGCGCGACCCTGGTCGACGGCACGGTCCGTACGCTCGACCTGGTCGACGCGATCTCCGACGCCGTGAACGACAAGATCTCGGACGAGGACATCCTCCGTATCGAGGAGAACGCCTGTCCGACCTGCGGCTCCTGTTCCGGCATGTTCACGGCCAACTCGATGAACTGCCTGACGGAGGCCATCGGCCTCTCGCTCCCCGGCAACGGCTCGGTCCTCGCCACACACACCGCCCGCAAGGCGCTGTACGAGGACGCGGGGCGCACGGTGATGGACATCACCCGCCGCTACTACGAGCAGGACGACGAGTCGGTCCTGCCGCGCAACATCGCCACGATCGCGGCCTTCGAGAACGCCATGGCGCTCGACATCGCCATGGGCGGCTCGACCAACACGATCCTGCACCTGCTGGCCGCCGCCCAGGAGGCGGGCGTCCCGTTCGGCCTGGACGAGATCAACGCGGTCTCGCGCCGCGTGCCCTGCCTCGCCAAGGTCGCGCCGAACGTGGCCAAGGACCGCACGTACTACATGGAGGACGTGCACCGCGCGGGCGGCATCCCGGCCCTGCTGGGCGAGCTGCACCGCGGCGGCCACCTGAACGAGGACGTGCACTCGGTCCACAGCCCGTCCCTCTCCGACTGGCTGAAGACCTGGGACGTCCGCGCCGGCTCCCCGTCCCCCGAGGCCCTGGAGCTGTGGCACGCGGCACCCGGCTGTGTCCGTTCCGCCGAGGCCTTCTCCCAGTCCGAGCGCTGGGAGGCCCTCGACGAGGACGCGGAGGGCGGCTGCATCCGCTCGGCGGAGCACGCGTACTCGAAGGACGGCGGACTGGCGGTCCTGAAGGGCAACCTCGCCGTCGACGGCTGTGTCGTGAAGACGGCAGGCGTGGACGAGTCGATCTGGACCTTCGAGGGCCCGGCGGTCGTCTGCGAGTCGCAGGAGGAGGCCGTCGACAAGATCCTCAAGAAGGAGATCACGCACGGCGACGTCGTGGTCATCCGCTACGAGGGCCCCAAGGGCGGCCCCGGCATGCAGGAGATGCTCTACCCGACGTCCTTCCTGAAGGGCCGCGGCCTCGGCAAGACCTGCGCCCTGATCACCGACGGCCGCTTCTCCGGCGGCACGTCCGGCCTGTCCATCGGCCACGCCTCCCCGGAGGCGGCCTCCGGCGGCACGATCGCCCTCGTCCGGGACGGCGACCGCATCCGCATCGACATCCCGAACCGCGGCATCGAGCTCCTGGTCTCCGACGAAGAGCTGGCCACCCGCCGCGAGGCCCTGGGCGGCGTCTACGCCCCGGCCGCCCGCGAGCGGAAGGTCTCCGCCGCCCTCCGCGCGTACGCGGCGATGGCGACCAGCGCCGACAAGGGCGCAGTCCGAGACGTCTCCAAACTCGGCTAG
- the trpS gene encoding tryptophan--tRNA ligase, whose product MKRVFSGVKPTGHLTLGNYLGAMRRWSAVDQHEADALFCIVDLHALTVDHDPGRVRRLSRQAATLLLATGLDPKLCTVFAQSHVDEHARLSYLLECVATDGEMRRMIQYKEKAAAERARGGSVRLSLLTYPVLMAADILAYGTDEVPVGDDQAQHVELTRDLAVRFNQRHGHTFVVPRATLPEVATRVMNLQEPTSKMGKSDDVGPGIVYLLDEPEVIRKKVMRAVTDSGRDVSYDREARPGVSNLLEILAACGSGNPEALAGVYESYGSLKKDTAEAVVELLRPVQQRHKELCADPAYVEGVLREGAEKAREMARPRVDAAYRAIGLLPAM is encoded by the coding sequence ATGAAGCGGGTCTTCAGCGGGGTCAAGCCGACCGGGCATCTGACGTTGGGGAACTACCTGGGGGCGATGCGGCGCTGGAGTGCGGTCGATCAGCACGAGGCCGACGCTCTGTTCTGCATCGTCGACCTGCACGCGCTGACCGTGGACCACGATCCCGGCCGGGTGCGCAGGCTCAGTAGGCAGGCGGCCACGCTGCTGCTGGCCACTGGGCTCGATCCGAAGTTGTGCACCGTCTTCGCCCAGAGCCATGTCGATGAGCACGCGCGATTGTCGTACCTGCTGGAGTGCGTGGCCACGGACGGCGAGATGCGGCGGATGATCCAGTACAAGGAGAAGGCCGCGGCCGAGCGGGCGCGGGGCGGGAGTGTGCGGCTGTCGCTGCTGACGTATCCCGTGCTGATGGCGGCGGACATCCTGGCGTACGGGACCGACGAGGTGCCGGTGGGTGACGACCAGGCGCAGCACGTGGAGCTGACCCGGGATCTGGCGGTGCGGTTCAACCAGCGGCACGGGCACACGTTCGTGGTGCCGCGGGCCACGCTTCCGGAGGTGGCGACGCGAGTCATGAACCTGCAGGAGCCGACGTCGAAGATGGGGAAGTCCGACGACGTGGGGCCCGGGATCGTCTATCTGCTCGACGAGCCCGAGGTGATCCGGAAGAAGGTCATGCGGGCCGTGACCGACAGCGGGCGTGACGTGTCGTACGACCGGGAGGCCCGGCCCGGGGTCTCGAATCTGCTGGAGATCCTCGCGGCGTGCGGAAGTGGGAACCCGGAGGCCCTGGCCGGTGTATATGAGTCGTACGGATCTTTGAAGAAGGACACCGCCGAGGCCGTGGTGGAGCTCCTCAGGCCCGTACAGCAGAGGCACAAGGAGTTGTGCGCGGATCCTGCGTACGTGGAAGGGGTGTTGCGGGAGGGTGCGGAGAAGGCCAGGGAGATGGCGAGGCCGAGGGTGGACGCGGCGTACCGGGCGATCGGGCTGCTGCCGGCGATGTGA
- a CDS encoding sugar phosphate isomerase/epimerase family protein: MAEPVVRIPDAKVALSTASVYPESTATAFEIAARLGYDGVEVMVWTDPVSQDIEALRRLSDYHQVPILAIHAPCLLITQRVWSTDPWTKLQRAQAAAEKLGASTVVVHPPFRWQRQYARDFVTGIWQMANETDVRFAVENMYPWRYRDREMLAYAPDWDVTKEDYRHFTIDLSHTATARSDALQMIDRMSDRLGHVHLADGNGSNKDEHLVPGRGTQPCAELLERLALSGFDGHVVIEVNTRRAMSSAEREADLAEALAFTRLHLASAVRVPRS; encoded by the coding sequence GTGGCAGAACCAGTCGTGCGCATCCCGGATGCGAAGGTCGCACTGTCCACGGCCTCCGTGTACCCGGAGTCGACGGCAACGGCCTTCGAGATCGCCGCGCGCCTCGGCTACGACGGCGTAGAGGTCATGGTCTGGACCGACCCGGTCAGCCAGGACATCGAGGCCCTCCGCCGCCTCAGCGACTACCACCAGGTCCCGATCCTCGCGATCCACGCCCCCTGCCTGCTCATCACCCAGCGCGTCTGGTCCACCGACCCGTGGACCAAGCTCCAGCGCGCCCAGGCGGCAGCCGAGAAACTGGGCGCGAGCACGGTCGTCGTACACCCCCCCTTCCGCTGGCAGCGCCAGTACGCACGCGACTTCGTCACCGGCATCTGGCAGATGGCGAACGAGACGGACGTACGGTTCGCCGTCGAAAACATGTACCCCTGGCGCTACCGCGACCGCGAGATGCTCGCCTACGCCCCCGACTGGGACGTCACGAAGGAGGACTACCGCCACTTCACGATCGATCTCAGCCACACGGCGACCGCCCGCTCGGACGCGCTCCAGATGATCGACCGCATGAGCGACCGCCTCGGCCACGTCCACCTCGCCGACGGCAACGGCTCCAACAAGGACGAGCACCTCGTCCCCGGCCGCGGCACGCAGCCCTGCGCCGAGCTGCTGGAACGCCTCGCCCTGTCCGGCTTCGACGGCCACGTCGTCATCGAGGTCAACACCCGCCGCGCCATGTCCAGCGCCGAACGCGAGGCCGACCTGGCGGAGGCCCTCGCCTTCACCCGCCTCCACCTGGCCTCGGCCGTACGGGTCCCGCGCTCGTGA